One genomic segment of Sminthopsis crassicaudata isolate SCR6 chromosome 4, ASM4859323v1, whole genome shotgun sequence includes these proteins:
- the VGF gene encoding neurosecretory protein VGF → MRFPQLPAAALFCLLLLMDSLQAAPPGRPEQSLPKSEHENLAAAERKPEERESLDPEIREQRSPKHESEEEEDLFQGVDPRALAAVLLQALDHSASPPAPGVLQQQPQQPQQQAEALLTETVRSQTHSRPAPEIGVPPTLSRISEERSSESADPSEELEALESLLQELRSFSPGNAKREPEAAAAEAETHTHTLTRVNLESPGPERVWRASWGEFQARVPHPPPYPHRFQEQLLEGVSLPEVRQGESEPILKTRQGENIASLYKVRQIESAPFSKMRRPESAAMNRLPGGGRLLQRGLAQVEAGRRQAEATRQAAAQEERLADLASDLLLQYLLQGGGGLERGVGDRGLQGEGEEEGEREREEEEEGEIRGGEEDDQGDEDAETEAEEVERGRQNALLFAEEEEGEAGAEDKRSQEETPGQKRKGQVEEGEEDEEEMDPQTIDSLIELSTKLHLPADDVVSIIEEVEEKRKRKKNAPPEPLPPPRTPLAPTHSRSPKSPPPPTFPAQDELQDWNEVIPPWDRDEVFPPEPNYPFPNYIQPRTLLPPFSSPTRHHHYHAQPAEGSRYHFGISPQGRRGEEEEEKQQQEEEELENYIEHVLLRRPNLFP, encoded by the coding sequence ATGAGATTCCCACAGCTGCCTGCTGCCGCCCTCTTCTGCCTCTTGCTACTGATGGACAGTCTTCAAGCAGCGCCCCCGGGACGCCCAGAGCAGTCGCTTCCCAAATCTGAACACGAAAACTTGGCAGCTGCAGAAAGGAAGCCAGAGGAAAGAGAAAGCCTAGATCCAGAAATAAGGGAGCAGAGAAGCCCAAAACATGAgtctgaggaagaggaagatctATTCCAGGGGGTAGATCCACGGGCGCTGGCCGCGGTCTTGTTACAAGCGCTGGATCATTCTGCATCGCCCCCGGCTCCGGGGGTCTTGCAGCAGCAGCCGCAGCAGCCGCAGCAGCAAGCAGAGGCTTTGCTAACAGAAACTGTGCGTAGCCAGACTCACAGCCGCCCGGCCCCAGAGATAGGGGTACCCCCGACGCTTTCTCGTATCTCAGAGGAGCGCAGCTCGGAGAGTGCGGATCCTTCCGAGGAACTGGAGGCACTTGAATCTCTGCTCCAGGAATTACGCTCTTTCAGTCCAGGGAATGCTAAGCGAGAGCCAGAGGCTGCTGCGGCTGAGGCGGAAACACATACCCACACATTAACCCGAGTCAACCTGGAGAGTCCAGGACCTGAGCGCGTATGGAGGGCTTCTTGGGGAGAGTTTCAGGCGCGTGTCCCTCACCCACCCCCATATCCTCATCGCTTTCAGGAGCAATTGCTTGAGGGCGTGTCTCTTCCTGAGGTGCGACAGGGTGAGAGTGAGCCTATTTTAAAAACACGCCAGGGAGAAAATATCGCATCTCTCTACAAGGTGCGCCAGATCGAGAGTGCACCTTTCTCCAAAATGCGCCGCCCAGAAAGCGCAGCCATGAATAGGCTTCCAGGTGGAGGGCGCCTCCTACAGCGGGGCCTGGCCCAGGTAGAGGCAGGTAGGCGGCAGGCTGAGGCTACGCGACAGGCGGCAGCCCAAGAGGAAAGATTGGCTGATCTTGCCTCTGATTTGCTCCTTCAGTACCTGCTGCAAGGCGGCGGCGGCCTGGAGCGAGGTGTGGGGGACCGCGGACTtcagggggaaggggaggaggagggagaaagggagagggaggaggaagaagagggtgaGATACGAGGCGGGGAGGAGGACGATCAGGGAGATGAAGACGCTGAGACTGAGGCTGAGGAGGTCGAGAGGGGGCGGCAGAATGCATTACTATTtgcagaggaggaggaaggggaagctGGGGCTGAGGACAAGCGCTCCCAAGAGGAGACACCAGGTCAAAAGAGAAAGGGGCAGgtagaagaaggggaagaagatgaggaagagatGGACCCGCAGACAATTGACAGCCTGATTGAGCTATCTACTAAACTCCACCTGCCAGCAGACGATGTGGTCAGCATCATTGAGGAGGTGGAGGAAAAGCGTAAACGGAAGAAGAACGCCCCTCCTGAGCCCCTACCTCCCCCTCGGACCCCCCTTGCGCCTACTCATTCTCGTTCCCCAaagtcccccccacccccaactttcCCCGCCCAGGATGAGCTGCAGGATTGGAATGAGGTGATCCCGCCCTGGGATCGGGATGAGGTGTTTCCCCCAGAACCCAATTACCCTTTTCCTAACTACATCCAACCCCGGACACTCCTTCCACCTTTCTCTTCCCCAACCCGCCACCATCACTACCACGCACAGCCCGCAGAGGGGTCGCGGTATCACTTCGGCATTAGCCCACAAGGGCGTCGGGgcgaagaggaagaagagaagcagcagcaggaggaggaggagctggaGAATTATATTGAGCACGTGCTGCTCCGACGCCCCAACCTGTTCCCGTGA